From a single Nostoc sp. MS1 genomic region:
- a CDS encoding murein hydrolase activator EnvC family protein, with protein sequence MKAPIFRQTRLIKLCIGLCCVFCVLLTLMPVFANISPSIDTLKQQKQQIQQEHQNIVQESDRLTNLQKAAQNRLTGIAQNLQTTNSQIKDSELRLQQASQRLQQLEANLAVTQRAYEERQVATVARLRYLQRSPVSQGWAVLLQSRDISDFISRRHQLKLVYQADQKILAKLSAQADIIYKQKTEVEEQKNEIALLREQLLAQKADYQTQAQTQSELIQRLNSDRLALEAAQNQLERDSKSLETLIQQKIAEAKATEEAQTKANIRTNVLMKGTGLFALPSDAPTSSPFGWRIHPILGYRRFHAGLDFAASYGSTIRAADSGTVIMAGWYGGYGKAVIIDHGNGITTLYGHTSQLYVSEGQSVQKGQAIAAVGSTGLSTGPHLHFEVRRNGTPVNPADYL encoded by the coding sequence ATGAAAGCGCCAATTTTTCGACAAACAAGACTTATAAAATTATGTATTGGATTGTGCTGTGTTTTTTGTGTTTTACTAACACTCATGCCAGTCTTCGCTAATATATCGCCTTCAATTGACACGCTAAAACAGCAAAAGCAACAGATTCAGCAAGAACACCAAAATATTGTACAAGAAAGCGATCGCCTGACGAATCTCCAAAAAGCGGCACAAAATCGTCTTACTGGTATTGCTCAAAACTTACAAACTACTAATAGCCAAATCAAAGATAGTGAATTACGCTTACAGCAAGCTTCCCAACGTCTGCAACAGCTAGAGGCAAACTTAGCTGTTACACAACGGGCTTACGAAGAACGTCAAGTAGCAACTGTAGCAAGGTTGCGTTATCTTCAGCGATCGCCTGTTAGTCAAGGATGGGCTGTTTTGCTACAAAGCCGAGATATTAGTGATTTTATCAGCCGTCGTCATCAGTTGAAGTTAGTTTATCAGGCTGATCAGAAGATTTTGGCGAAACTCAGTGCGCAAGCAGACATAATCTATAAACAAAAGACAGAGGTAGAAGAACAAAAGAACGAAATTGCTTTGCTTCGGGAACAACTACTAGCACAAAAAGCAGATTACCAAACTCAAGCACAAACTCAGTCAGAATTGATACAGCGTTTAAATAGCGATCGCCTCGCCTTAGAAGCTGCACAAAATCAGCTAGAAAGGGATTCCAAAAGTTTAGAAACTTTGATTCAGCAAAAGATAGCCGAAGCCAAAGCAACAGAAGAAGCGCAAACAAAAGCCAACATTAGAACTAACGTTCTCATGAAGGGAACAGGCTTGTTTGCCTTACCTAGCGATGCACCGACAAGTAGTCCCTTCGGTTGGCGGATACATCCCATTCTGGGTTATCGGCGCTTTCATGCTGGGTTAGATTTTGCCGCTAGTTATGGCAGTACAATTAGGGCTGCGGATTCAGGAACAGTAATTATGGCTGGCTGGTATGGGGGTTATGGTAAAGCTGTAATTATTGATCACGGCAATGGCATCACTACACTTTACGGCCATACTAGTCAATTGTATGTATCCGAGGGGCAATCAGTACAAAAAGGACAGGCGATCGCGGCTGTCGGTTCCACTGGCTTATCTACCGGGCCACACCTCCATTTTGAAGTACGACGCAACGGTACACCAGTCAACCCAGCCGATTATCTGTAG
- a CDS encoding RDD family protein: MHLFNRVRYRTPESVELEFTLAGIGNRAWALMIDYLILAVTWVVFFLAWVFISAQLVDWWTQTFGSAVGLWLVAIAFIISFAMYAGYFVFFETLWQGQTPGKRSVKIRVVRDDGRPIGMQQATLRALLRPFDEFLFLGAFLIMFTRPEKRLGDFVAGTIVIQAETPASSNLSISEAAKSLHQELLRITDLSILLPDDFAVIREYLQRRSTMTAKARSALSIKLAEQVQEILHLEKVPTTSSDVFLEAVYLAYTLDSTGKSGDV; this comes from the coding sequence ATGCACCTGTTTAACCGAGTCAGATACCGTACACCTGAAAGTGTAGAGTTGGAATTTACCCTTGCGGGGATTGGAAATCGCGCCTGGGCTTTAATGATTGATTATCTGATTTTAGCTGTGACTTGGGTGGTGTTTTTTCTTGCCTGGGTATTTATTTCCGCACAGTTAGTAGATTGGTGGACGCAAACTTTTGGTTCGGCTGTAGGGCTTTGGCTAGTGGCGATCGCATTTATTATTAGCTTTGCGATGTACGCTGGTTACTTTGTCTTTTTTGAGACTTTATGGCAAGGACAAACCCCTGGTAAACGCTCAGTTAAAATTCGTGTAGTCCGAGATGATGGTAGACCAATTGGGATGCAGCAAGCGACTTTACGCGCTCTATTGCGCCCTTTCGATGAGTTTTTGTTCCTCGGCGCTTTTTTAATTATGTTTACTCGTCCAGAAAAGCGCCTTGGTGATTTTGTCGCTGGTACGATTGTGATTCAAGCTGAAACCCCAGCCTCATCTAATTTGAGTATTTCTGAGGCTGCTAAATCACTTCATCAAGAGTTACTGCGAATAACCGATTTATCAATATTATTGCCGGATGACTTTGCTGTGATTCGTGAGTATTTACAACGACGTAGCACAATGACAGCTAAAGCCAGAAGTGCTTTATCTATCAAATTAGCCGAACAAGTTCAAGAAATTCTTCATTTAGAAAAAGTACCAACCACTAGTTCTGATGTCTTTCTAGAGGCTGTTTATCTTGCATATACCCTAGATTCCACAGGTAAGTCAGGAGATGTATAG
- a CDS encoding OmpP1/FadL family transporter produces the protein MIQLRVNLALLPILVVLGVNNTANVAQAGGFALNEQSVKSMGNAFAGSAAAAYDASTIFYNPAGLTLIEDTSLVGSTFAIFPTINFQNQGSTVATGAALTGGNSGDAGIDIAVPNLYAAWSLSDRVKLGIGVNVPFGLATSYDRDWVGRYQAVESKLTTINFNPTIAAKLSDNFSVGAGLNIQYAEATLSNAIDFGAIGGSRGLPLRPQQADGFVKVTGSDWSVGYNLGIMYEPSKSTRIGLSYRSPIRQDIRGNADFTVPAMPAAGYAYASRLTATGAFTDTGAKAVVNLPDNLSLAVYHQVNPRLSVVGDVTWTNWSRFKELRVEYDNPSQPDTVQPENWQDTYRVGVGVNYALNDRLTLRTGVTFDPSPIKEEFNTARLPGGDRTLVGIGATYKPSKSFNIDVGYTHIFVDNSSIIQTNTTGDTLRGEFDGSVDIIGIQANWQF, from the coding sequence ATGATACAGTTGCGGGTGAATTTGGCTTTATTGCCAATACTGGTGGTGTTAGGAGTAAACAATACAGCCAACGTAGCACAGGCCGGGGGATTTGCTCTGAATGAACAGAGTGTTAAAAGTATGGGTAATGCTTTTGCTGGGAGTGCGGCTGCGGCTTATGATGCCAGTACTATCTTTTATAATCCGGCTGGGTTAACTCTGATAGAAGATACTTCTCTTGTAGGCTCAACTTTTGCCATTTTTCCGACAATCAATTTTCAAAACCAAGGTTCAACGGTAGCTACAGGTGCAGCCTTGACTGGTGGTAATAGTGGTGATGCAGGTATAGATATTGCTGTACCCAATCTCTACGCCGCTTGGAGTCTTTCCGATCGCGTAAAATTAGGTATAGGAGTTAACGTTCCTTTTGGGTTAGCTACAAGCTATGATCGGGACTGGGTGGGACGTTATCAAGCTGTAGAATCGAAACTGACGACAATTAATTTTAATCCTACCATTGCCGCTAAGTTGAGTGATAACTTCTCTGTTGGTGCGGGTTTAAATATTCAATATGCTGAAGCTACCCTCTCTAATGCCATTGACTTTGGTGCAATTGGCGGAAGCCGGGGTTTGCCTTTACGACCACAACAGGCTGACGGTTTTGTCAAAGTCACAGGCTCAGATTGGAGTGTCGGCTATAATTTAGGGATTATGTACGAACCAAGCAAGAGTACACGCATTGGTTTAAGCTACCGTTCTCCCATTAGACAAGATATTCGGGGTAACGCTGATTTCACTGTACCAGCGATGCCTGCGGCGGGCTACGCCTACGCTAGTCGTTTAACTGCTACTGGAGCATTTACAGACACAGGAGCCAAAGCTGTTGTCAACCTTCCCGATAACTTATCCCTCGCAGTTTACCACCAAGTTAATCCCCGCCTTTCCGTTGTTGGCGATGTCACCTGGACAAACTGGAGTCGTTTTAAAGAACTGCGAGTTGAATATGACAACCCAAGTCAACCAGATACCGTACAGCCGGAGAATTGGCAGGATACCTACCGTGTAGGGGTGGGTGTAAACTACGCACTCAATGATCGCTTAACGCTGCGAACTGGTGTGACTTTTGATCCAAGCCCCATCAAAGAAGAGTTTAACACCGCAAGATTACCAGGAGGCGATCGCACTCTAGTCGGTATCGGTGCAACTTATAAACCTTCTAAATCATTTAATATTGACGTTGGCTACACGCATATATTCGTTGACAATAGTTCAATTATTCAAACCAACACCACAGGAGACACCCTCAGAGGTGAGTTTGATGGTTCAGTAGACATCATCGGTATACAAGCGAATTGGCAGTTTTAG
- a CDS encoding oxaloacetate decarboxylase: MSSSQKLRQLLAKPEIIVIPGVYDCLSAKLAENIGFDVVATSGFGIAASTLGLPDYGFLTATEMLYSVGRIAQSVSMPLIADLDTGYGNALNVTRTIKDAVQLGVAGILLEDQEWPKKCGHFEGKRVISKAEHVLKIRAAVEARGESCLVIIARTDARGPLGLEEAIARGHAYIEAGADILFVEAPQSVAELEAITAAFPNTPLVANIVEGGKTPQISATELQNLGFKIVFFPLTGLLAVTQTLTTCLTHIKEQGTTANFTDIVNFQDFQALVGVPQFLQMEQKFLEK; encoded by the coding sequence ATGTCTTCTAGCCAAAAACTGCGGCAGTTACTTGCAAAACCTGAAATTATTGTGATTCCTGGTGTTTATGATTGCCTAAGTGCAAAATTAGCTGAAAATATAGGTTTTGATGTAGTGGCTACTAGCGGTTTTGGTATTGCTGCATCTACTTTAGGTTTGCCAGATTACGGTTTTCTCACAGCAACGGAAATGTTATATAGTGTGGGGCGTATCGCTCAATCTGTGAGTATGCCTTTAATTGCCGATTTAGATACAGGCTATGGCAATGCTTTAAATGTAACGCGGACTATTAAGGATGCTGTGCAGTTGGGTGTGGCGGGTATATTGCTGGAAGACCAAGAATGGCCGAAGAAATGCGGTCATTTTGAAGGGAAACGAGTTATATCCAAAGCTGAACATGTTCTCAAAATTCGCGCAGCCGTGGAGGCGCGTGGTGAGAGTTGTTTAGTCATTATCGCCCGTACAGATGCCCGTGGCCCACTAGGTTTAGAAGAAGCGATCGCCCGTGGTCATGCTTATATTGAGGCAGGTGCAGATATACTATTCGTAGAAGCGCCGCAATCTGTGGCAGAATTAGAAGCGATCACCGCAGCTTTTCCTAACACACCTCTAGTAGCCAATATTGTGGAAGGTGGCAAAACTCCCCAAATCTCTGCCACAGAGTTGCAAAATTTAGGTTTTAAAATTGTCTTTTTCCCACTTACAGGTTTATTAGCAGTTACCCAAACTCTCACAACTTGCTTAACTCATATCAAAGAACAGGGAACCACAGCTAATTTTACTGATATAGTTAACTTTCAAGATTTTCAAGCCCTTGTGGGTGTTCCCCAATTCCTGCAAATGGAACAAAAGTTTTTGGAGAAGTAG
- a CDS encoding GGDEF domain-containing protein, translating into MNMKILVFGSYDFLTKLPDQIHERATVDLVAIMDFHQAVIQIQTASPDVIFVQASLNGSVELCGWLKEQTQLSCIHCILVEDRLQQLVQRNQNGWNWELEMTTAALNQGADAYIWQGEAEEIATHHLMLGQLTVGLRKAQKYRDLLEKNHILSAIALADSLTDLNNRRALDWELPRQITKARNQHTPLSMVILDIDYFKRVNDQYGHLVGDRLLQLLCTRLRHNLRSQDTAFRYGGEEFIVLLAHTTGEEALIVGERLKRIVGEQPFGINSKLTIDITISLGVASLEDDDDEQGMSLLHRADQCLLAAKKSGRNRVMGWHHLSPHSTLEAVS; encoded by the coding sequence ATGAACATGAAGATTCTGGTCTTTGGAAGTTATGACTTTCTTACAAAACTTCCCGATCAGATCCATGAGAGAGCTACTGTTGATTTAGTAGCAATTATGGATTTTCACCAAGCAGTAATACAAATTCAAACTGCATCGCCTGATGTCATATTTGTACAGGCGAGTCTCAATGGTAGTGTAGAACTTTGTGGCTGGTTAAAAGAACAAACGCAGTTATCTTGTATACACTGTATTTTGGTGGAAGATCGTCTGCAACAATTAGTACAGCGAAATCAAAACGGCTGGAACTGGGAATTGGAGATGACAACCGCAGCGCTTAATCAAGGTGCAGATGCGTATATTTGGCAAGGGGAAGCAGAAGAGATAGCTACCCATCATCTGATGTTAGGACAATTAACGGTAGGTTTACGTAAAGCCCAAAAGTACCGGGATTTGCTTGAGAAAAACCATATCTTATCAGCGATCGCTCTAGCGGATTCGTTGACAGATTTGAATAATCGCCGTGCCTTAGATTGGGAGCTACCTAGACAAATTACCAAAGCTAGGAATCAACACACTCCCCTGAGCATGGTGATTTTGGATATAGATTATTTCAAAAGAGTCAATGATCAGTATGGACATTTAGTAGGCGATCGCTTGTTGCAATTGTTGTGTACACGTCTGCGTCATAACTTACGTTCTCAAGACACCGCGTTTCGTTACGGGGGTGAGGAGTTTATTGTCCTTTTGGCTCATACCACTGGTGAGGAGGCGCTGATAGTAGGAGAACGCCTCAAGCGGATAGTAGGTGAGCAGCCCTTTGGTATCAATAGTAAGCTGACAATAGATATCACAATCAGCTTAGGTGTTGCTAGTTTGGAAGATGATGATGACGAACAAGGTATGAGCCTGTTACATCGTGCCGATCAATGTTTACTCGCAGCTAAAAAGTCTGGACGGAACCGTGTCATGGGTTGGCATCATTTATCCCCACACTCAACTTTGGAAGCTGTCTCTTAA
- a CDS encoding Hsp20/alpha crystallin family protein yields MAIMRWEPFREIERLEPFREIDTLQRQMNRLFDRLMPTDGGERTGFTFVPAAELEESEDAVHVRLEVPGLDANDIHVEASPESISISGERKSETKTEENGITRSEFRYGKFQRVIPLPTLIQNDKVQAEYKNGILRLTLPKAESERNKVVKVNIG; encoded by the coding sequence ATGGCAATTATGCGGTGGGAACCATTCCGGGAAATTGAACGCTTAGAACCATTCCGCGAAATTGATACCTTGCAACGGCAAATGAACCGCCTATTTGATAGATTAATGCCTACAGATGGCGGTGAAAGAACGGGATTTACATTTGTCCCGGCGGCTGAACTCGAAGAATCTGAAGATGCCGTTCATGTACGTCTGGAAGTACCTGGCTTAGATGCAAATGATATTCATGTAGAAGCTAGTCCAGAATCAATTTCGATTAGCGGGGAACGCAAATCTGAAACCAAGACTGAAGAAAATGGCATAACTCGTTCCGAGTTTAGATATGGTAAATTCCAACGAGTAATTCCATTACCTACTTTAATTCAAAACGATAAGGTACAAGCTGAGTACAAAAACGGTATTCTTCGTCTTACTTTGCCCAAAGCAGAGTCGGAAAGAAATAAAGTGGTGAAAGTGAATATTGGTTAA
- a CDS encoding glycerophosphoryl diester phosphodiesterase membrane domain-containing protein, which produces MAGNFGSPNPTQPLSVGNVVSAGLRLYRSHLKDYFLLALKAYVWVLVPIYGWAKFYALSALISRLAFGDLVDQPESISSGQRFVNSRLWQFLLVLLLLFLIGIGIGLGVIIFSALLGALSAVLVGGVGQQGNPATYLVFILIAFALGIVALLGILWLVTRFYLVDLPLAVEEGIEATSAISRSWELTQGHVWRILLITFVGFLITLPIQIVVQIITSILQAIFLPLIRDGNTIFALLYFVLVLGLSFGAGALLIPFWQSIKAVIYYDLRSRREGLGLKLRDREV; this is translated from the coding sequence ATGGCTGGAAACTTTGGTTCGCCCAATCCTACACAACCTTTAAGTGTAGGCAATGTTGTCAGTGCAGGGCTACGCTTGTACCGTTCTCATCTTAAGGACTACTTTTTATTAGCCTTAAAAGCTTATGTCTGGGTACTTGTGCCGATTTATGGCTGGGCTAAGTTTTATGCCCTCAGTGCGCTAATTTCGCGCCTAGCCTTTGGTGATTTGGTCGATCAGCCTGAGAGCATCTCATCAGGGCAGCGTTTCGTTAACTCTCGATTATGGCAGTTTTTGTTGGTTTTGCTCTTATTATTTCTCATCGGTATTGGCATTGGCTTGGGTGTAATAATTTTTTCTGCCTTACTAGGAGCGTTATCTGCGGTACTTGTTGGGGGAGTAGGACAGCAAGGTAATCCTGCTACTTATCTTGTGTTTATTCTTATCGCTTTTGCACTTGGGATTGTAGCACTCTTAGGGATTTTATGGCTGGTGACACGTTTTTATCTGGTAGATTTACCCTTAGCTGTGGAGGAAGGTATAGAGGCTACTTCTGCTATTAGCCGTAGTTGGGAATTAACTCAAGGTCATGTTTGGCGAATACTGTTAATTACCTTCGTTGGTTTCTTGATTACACTTCCCATTCAAATCGTAGTGCAGATTATCACATCTATTTTACAAGCAATATTTTTACCTTTAATTCGGGATGGTAATACCATATTTGCTTTGCTTTACTTTGTCCTGGTTTTAGGTCTCAGTTTTGGCGCTGGAGCGTTGCTAATACCCTTCTGGCAAAGTATCAAAGCGGTAATTTATTATGATTTACGTAGTCGTCGTGAAGGTTTAGGCTTAAAGTTACGCGATCGCGAAGTTTAG
- the alaS gene encoding alanine--tRNA ligase has product MSSNPQHLSGNEIRSRFLNFYAQRGHQILPSASLVPEDPTVLLTIAGMLPFKPIFLGQRTPEFKRATTSQKCIRTNDIENVGRTKRHQTFFEMLGNFSFGDYFKEQAIAWGWEISTEVFGLPKERLVVSVFEEDDEAYAIWRDQIGVTEARIKRMGADDNFWVSGPTGPCGPCSEIYYDFHPERGDENIDLEDDTRFIEFYNLVFMQYNRDASGNLTPLQNKNIDTGMGLERITQILQKVPNNYETDLIFPIIETAAKIAGIDYHSSDENTKVSLKVIGDHVRSVVHMIADEIRASNVGRGYVLRRLIRRVVRHGRLIGITGEFITQVAETAIALSESAYPNVRQREASIKAELAREEANFLKTLDRGEKLLAEIIEQVKKQGQTVISGESAFTLYDTFGFPLELTQEIAEENHLTVDEDGFNVEMQKQVERAKAAHETIDLTVQGSLDKLAEHIQATEFIGYSQPAATAKVEVLLVGGVSQEEAEAGTDVQVVLDKTPFYAESGGQIGDRGYISGDGIVVRVEDVKKESDFFVHFGRIERGTLRVGDNVTAQIDHSCRRRAQANHTATHLLQAALKKFVDEGISQAGSLVSFDRLRFDFNCPRALTAEEIQQVEEQINTWIAEAHSAKIEILPLAEAKARGAVAMFGEKYGDEVRVIDFPGVSMELCGGTHVSNTAEIGVFKIISEAGVASGVRRIEAVSGPAVLDYLNVRDKVVKDLSDRFKVKPEELPERITTLQNELRTAEKQLENLKSQLAIAKSDSLLQTAATVGDHKIIVAQLEGVDPESLKSAAERLLQKIGNGAVVLGSVPEADKVSLVAAFSPEVNKKGLQAGKFIGAIAKICGGGGGGRPNLAQAGGRDASKLSEALEQAQSELNSALS; this is encoded by the coding sequence ATGTCTTCAAACCCCCAGCACCTAAGCGGTAACGAAATTCGTTCTCGATTCCTCAACTTCTACGCTCAAAGGGGACACCAGATTTTACCAAGTGCGTCCCTCGTGCCAGAAGATCCAACCGTGCTGCTGACGATCGCGGGGATGCTACCATTTAAGCCAATCTTCCTGGGGCAGCGCACACCAGAATTTAAACGGGCGACAACTTCACAAAAGTGTATTCGTACCAACGATATCGAAAATGTCGGACGCACCAAACGCCACCAAACGTTCTTTGAAATGCTGGGTAACTTCAGCTTTGGTGATTATTTTAAAGAACAAGCGATCGCCTGGGGTTGGGAAATCTCCACCGAAGTTTTTGGCTTACCCAAGGAACGCTTAGTAGTCAGCGTCTTTGAGGAAGATGATGAAGCTTACGCTATTTGGCGCGATCAAATTGGTGTCACGGAAGCGAGAATCAAGCGCATGGGTGCAGATGATAACTTTTGGGTATCTGGCCCCACTGGCCCCTGTGGCCCTTGTTCGGAAATTTATTATGATTTTCACCCAGAACGGGGTGATGAGAATATAGATTTAGAAGACGATACCCGGTTTATCGAGTTCTATAACTTGGTATTCATGCAGTACAACCGCGATGCGTCGGGTAATTTGACACCACTGCAAAACAAAAACATTGATACAGGAATGGGCTTGGAGAGAATTACCCAAATTCTCCAAAAAGTGCCGAATAATTACGAAACAGACCTAATTTTCCCGATTATCGAAACAGCAGCAAAAATTGCTGGGATTGATTACCACAGCAGCGACGAGAATACCAAAGTTTCCCTAAAGGTTATCGGTGATCATGTGCGTTCTGTAGTTCACATGATTGCTGATGAAATCCGCGCCTCAAATGTGGGACGGGGTTACGTGCTGCGGCGATTAATTCGGCGGGTGGTGCGTCATGGACGCTTGATTGGGATTACTGGGGAGTTTATCACCCAGGTTGCGGAAACGGCGATCGCTCTTTCCGAGTCAGCATACCCCAACGTCCGCCAACGGGAAGCCTCAATCAAGGCGGAACTCGCACGGGAAGAAGCCAACTTCCTCAAAACCCTTGATAGGGGTGAAAAACTCCTAGCGGAAATTATCGAACAGGTGAAGAAGCAAGGGCAAACTGTAATTAGTGGTGAGAGTGCTTTCACCCTTTACGATACTTTTGGTTTTCCCCTAGAACTCACTCAAGAAATCGCTGAGGAAAATCACCTAACTGTTGATGAAGACGGCTTTAATGTCGAGATGCAAAAGCAGGTGGAACGCGCCAAAGCAGCCCACGAAACCATTGACTTAACTGTACAAGGTTCCCTCGACAAACTCGCCGAACACATCCAAGCCACCGAGTTTATAGGTTATAGCCAACCTGCGGCGACGGCGAAGGTGGAAGTTTTGTTAGTAGGTGGTGTTTCCCAAGAAGAAGCCGAAGCGGGAACAGATGTCCAAGTTGTCCTTGACAAAACGCCATTTTATGCTGAATCTGGCGGACAAATAGGCGATCGCGGTTATATCTCCGGCGATGGTATTGTCGTGCGGGTGGAAGATGTGAAGAAGGAATCGGATTTCTTTGTTCACTTCGGACGCATCGAACGGGGAACTCTGCGGGTAGGCGATAATGTCACCGCCCAAATTGATCATTCTTGTCGTCGTCGCGCCCAAGCTAACCACACCGCCACTCACCTATTACAAGCAGCGTTGAAGAAATTCGTTGATGAGGGAATATCTCAAGCTGGTTCTTTGGTTTCCTTCGACAGATTGCGCTTTGACTTTAACTGTCCCCGCGCTTTGACAGCAGAGGAAATTCAACAAGTCGAAGAACAAATTAACACCTGGATTGCGGAAGCCCACTCTGCGAAAATCGAAATATTACCCTTAGCTGAGGCTAAAGCTAGGGGCGCTGTAGCCATGTTTGGGGAGAAATATGGTGATGAAGTGCGGGTAATCGATTTCCCTGGTGTGTCGATGGAACTGTGCGGTGGTACACACGTTAGCAATACGGCGGAAATTGGCGTATTCAAGATTATTTCTGAGGCTGGCGTTGCATCTGGTGTGCGACGCATTGAAGCGGTTTCCGGCCCGGCTGTGTTGGATTACCTAAATGTAAGGGATAAAGTAGTTAAAGATTTAAGCGATCGCTTTAAAGTCAAACCAGAAGAACTACCCGAAAGAATCACCACACTGCAAAACGAACTGCGAACAGCCGAGAAGCAACTGGAGAATCTGAAATCACAACTGGCGATCGCTAAATCCGACAGCTTACTGCAAACAGCCGCAACTGTAGGCGACCATAAAATTATAGTCGCCCAGTTAGAAGGCGTTGACCCCGAATCCTTGAAAAGTGCAGCCGAACGCCTATTACAGAAAATCGGTAATGGTGCGGTGGTGCTAGGTTCCGTTCCCGAAGCTGACAAAGTGAGCTTAGTGGCAGCTTTTAGCCCAGAAGTCAACAAGAAAGGCTTACAGGCGGGTAAATTTATTGGTGCGATCGCCAAAATCTGCGGCGGTGGCGGTGGCGGTAGACCAAACCTCGCCCAAGCTGGGGGACGCGATGCTAGTAAGTTATCAGAAGCTTTGGAACAAGCACAGAGCGAGTTAAACTCTGCTTTGTCTTAA
- a CDS encoding stage II sporulation protein M, with translation MNIQRWVARREANWQRLDALLRKVETKRLKSLKASEIRELASLYRSVAADLARAQTQQVGNILIHNLQSLTSRAYTQIYQGSRRQEWQAVVEFYRWGLPAAIQQTFAYTATATTLFILGLVIAWWYAWQDPTFMSLIVPERLITKVRDEHQLWMGSIVGIEPLASSGIMINNIKVSFGAVAGGITAGAFTVYLMVFNGLLIGAIATLVGQNNLAYPFWAFVFPHGALELPAIFFAGGAGLLLARAILFPGEYRRGDALKLYGSQAVQLVFGIVPMLVIAGIIEGFISPNPRIPEPLKYLLGTSLFMLLFMYCNRQKSSVKR, from the coding sequence ATGAATATTCAACGTTGGGTAGCACGGCGCGAAGCAAATTGGCAGCGTTTAGATGCTTTATTAAGAAAGGTAGAAACCAAGAGGCTCAAGTCTCTCAAAGCCTCCGAAATTAGAGAGTTAGCGAGTTTATATCGTTCAGTAGCGGCAGATTTAGCACGCGCCCAGACGCAGCAAGTCGGTAATATTTTGATACATAATTTACAATCCTTAACAAGTCGTGCCTATACGCAAATTTACCAAGGTTCCAGAAGGCAGGAATGGCAAGCAGTAGTTGAATTTTACCGATGGGGGCTACCAGCCGCGATACAGCAAACATTTGCGTATACTGCCACAGCTACAACTTTGTTTATTCTAGGGCTAGTCATTGCTTGGTGGTATGCTTGGCAAGACCCGACATTTATGTCGTTAATTGTACCAGAACGGTTAATTACTAAAGTACGAGATGAGCATCAATTGTGGATGGGGTCAATCGTGGGGATTGAACCTTTAGCTTCAAGCGGCATTATGATTAACAATATCAAAGTGTCCTTTGGTGCGGTGGCTGGCGGAATCACAGCCGGGGCATTTACAGTCTATCTCATGGTCTTTAACGGCTTGCTTATAGGTGCGATCGCTACATTAGTAGGGCAGAATAACTTAGCTTATCCTTTTTGGGCGTTCGTTTTTCCCCACGGTGCTTTAGAATTACCCGCTATCTTTTTTGCAGGTGGGGCTGGGTTGTTATTAGCAAGAGCCATTTTATTTCCTGGTGAATATCGGCGCGGTGATGCCTTGAAACTCTACGGTTCTCAAGCTGTACAGTTAGTTTTCGGTATCGTGCCAATGTTAGTTATTGCAGGGATTATTGAAGGATTTATCTCACCTAATCCCAGGATTCCTGAACCTCTTAAGTATTTACTAGGTACTAGTCTATTTATGCTTTTATTTATGTATTGTAATCGGCAAAAATCATCAGTTAAAAGATAG